In Xenorhabdus poinarii G6, the following are encoded in one genomic region:
- the cyoE gene encoding heme o synthase — MIKQYLQVTKPGIIFGNLISAIGGFLLASKGVIDYPLFFATMAGVSLVVASGCVFNNYIDRDIDRIMERTKERALVKGLINPKISLIYASVLGIAGIVLLYVAANALAMQLALIGFVVYVGVYSLYMKRKSVYGTLVGSLSGAAPPVIGYCAVAGHFDTGALILLLIFSLWQMPHSYAIAIFRFKDYQAANIPVLPVIKGISVAKNHITLYILAFTVATLMLALSGYAGYKYLIVAAAVSIWWLGMALSGYKTDNDRLWARKLFVFSIIAIMSLSVMMSVDSSASPENLMTYAW; from the coding sequence ATGATTAAGCAATACCTGCAAGTGACCAAACCAGGAATTATTTTCGGAAATCTAATTTCTGCGATTGGTGGTTTTCTACTCGCTTCCAAGGGCGTAATAGATTACCCCTTATTCTTTGCAACGATGGCAGGGGTATCGCTGGTAGTCGCATCTGGTTGTGTATTTAACAACTATATCGACCGCGATATCGACCGTATCATGGAAAGAACGAAAGAAAGAGCCCTTGTAAAAGGGCTTATCAATCCGAAAATCAGCCTGATTTACGCCTCCGTGTTAGGTATTGCTGGCATCGTGCTGCTCTATGTCGCAGCCAATGCCTTAGCAATGCAATTAGCTCTCATCGGGTTTGTCGTTTATGTTGGGGTTTACAGCCTTTACATGAAAAGAAAATCTGTTTATGGCACGCTGGTAGGGAGCTTATCAGGCGCAGCACCTCCGGTGATTGGTTACTGTGCCGTCGCGGGACATTTTGATACAGGCGCCTTGATCTTATTGTTGATCTTTAGCTTGTGGCAGATGCCCCACTCTTATGCCATTGCTATTTTTCGGTTCAAAGATTACCAAGCGGCCAATATCCCGGTATTACCGGTGATTAAGGGTATTTCCGTTGCGAAAAACCACATCACTTTGTATATTCTGGCCTTTACAGTTGCCACTCTAATGCTGGCTCTCAGTGGTTATGCCGGTTATAAATACCTCATTGTCGCTGCTGCGGTGAGCATCTGGTGGTTAGGTATGGCATTATCCGGTTATAAAACCGATAATGACCGTCTTTGGGCTCGTAAGTTATTTGTGTTTTCTATCATCGCTATCATGTCATTAAGCGTCATGATGTCTGTCGATTCGTCAGCATCACCAGAAAACTTAATGACTTACGCCTGGTAA
- the cyoB gene encoding cytochrome o ubiquinol oxidase subunit I: protein MWGKLTLDAVPLHEPIIVVTLLGILLGGLAVVGSLTYFRKWKWLWNEWLTSVDHKKIGVMYIIVAMVMMLRGFADAIMMRGQQALASAGEAGFLPPHHYDQIFTAHGVIMIFFMATPFVVGLMNVVVPLQIGARDVAFPFLNSLSFWLFVVGVVLINLSLGVGEFAQTGWLAYPPLSGLEYNPGVGVDYWIWSLQLSGVGTLLTGVNFFVTILRMRAPGMSMMKMPVFTWASLCTNILIIAAFPILTVTIALLTLDRYLGTHFFTNDMGGNMMMYINLIWAWGHPEVYILVLPVFGIFSEVTATFSKKRLFGYTSLVWATIVITILSFIVWLHHFFTMGSGANVNAFFGIATMIISIPTGVKIFNWLFTMYRGRIEFKTPMLWTVGFLVTFSIGGMTGVLLAVPGANFVLHNSLFLIAHFHNVIIGGVVFGCFAGTTYWFPKAFGFTLNEKWGVRAFWFWITGFFVAFMPLYALGFMGMTRRLSQDINPEFHPLLVVAAGGVVLIALGILCQVIQFYVSIRDRDQNRDLTGDPWGGRTLEWATSSPPPFYNFAEVPHIQTRDAWWDMKEKGVEYQRPAKYEEIHMPKNTGVGVIISAFCLTLGFALIWHIWWMAIASFAGIIISCIVKSFDEDVDYYVPVAEVEEVENQRYEELRKAGVK, encoded by the coding sequence TTGACCATAAGAAAATTGGTGTCATGTATATCATCGTTGCCATGGTGATGATGCTCCGTGGCTTCGCTGACGCCATCATGATGCGAGGACAGCAAGCTCTGGCTTCCGCGGGTGAAGCAGGTTTCCTGCCCCCGCACCATTATGATCAGATATTCACCGCTCACGGCGTTATCATGATCTTCTTTATGGCAACGCCTTTTGTTGTCGGTCTGATGAACGTCGTTGTTCCGCTGCAAATCGGTGCGCGCGACGTTGCATTTCCATTCCTGAACTCATTAAGTTTCTGGTTATTTGTTGTCGGTGTTGTACTGATTAACCTCTCTCTTGGTGTAGGTGAATTTGCACAAACGGGTTGGTTGGCGTACCCGCCTCTATCGGGTCTAGAGTATAACCCGGGAGTCGGGGTCGATTACTGGATCTGGAGTCTTCAGCTCTCCGGTGTCGGTACGTTACTGACCGGTGTTAACTTCTTCGTTACTATCCTGCGTATGCGTGCGCCAGGCATGTCCATGATGAAAATGCCCGTTTTCACCTGGGCTTCACTGTGCACCAACATCCTGATCATCGCCGCATTCCCAATCCTGACCGTAACCATCGCGTTGTTAACGCTAGATCGTTATCTAGGCACCCATTTCTTCACCAACGATATGGGCGGCAACATGATGATGTATATCAACCTGATTTGGGCGTGGGGTCACCCTGAAGTTTACATTCTGGTTCTGCCTGTCTTTGGTATTTTCTCCGAAGTAACGGCAACCTTCTCGAAAAAACGCCTGTTTGGTTATACCTCGCTGGTTTGGGCGACAATCGTTATTACCATCCTGTCGTTCATTGTCTGGCTGCATCACTTCTTTACCATGGGTTCTGGCGCGAACGTCAACGCCTTCTTTGGTATTGCCACGATGATTATCTCTATCCCAACCGGGGTTAAGATCTTCAACTGGCTGTTCACCATGTACCGTGGTCGTATTGAATTCAAAACCCCAATGCTGTGGACTGTTGGCTTCTTGGTCACCTTCTCCATTGGTGGTATGACTGGTGTTCTGCTGGCGGTACCCGGCGCAAACTTCGTGCTGCATAACAGCCTGTTCCTGATCGCCCACTTCCATAACGTTATCATCGGCGGTGTGGTATTCGGTTGCTTCGCAGGTACAACGTACTGGTTCCCGAAAGCATTTGGTTTCACACTGAATGAAAAATGGGGTGTCCGTGCCTTCTGGTTCTGGATCACGGGTTTCTTCGTTGCCTTTATGCCGCTGTACGCACTGGGCTTCATGGGGATGACCCGTCGTCTGAGCCAGGATATCAACCCTGAATTCCATCCATTACTGGTTGTTGCCGCAGGCGGCGTTGTCTTAATCGCCTTGGGGATTCTGTGTCAGGTTATCCAGTTCTACGTCAGTATCCGTGATCGTGACCAAAACCGTGATTTGACGGGTGATCCATGGGGTGGCCGTACGCTGGAATGGGCAACTTCATCGCCACCTCCATTCTATAACTTCGCAGAAGTTCCACATATCCAGACTCGTGATGCGTGGTGGGATATGAAAGAAAAAGGTGTTGAGTATCAGCGTCCAGCTAAATATGAAGAAATTCATATGCCTAAAAATACCGGTGTCGGCGTGATTATCAGTGCTTTCTGTCTGACCTTAGGTTTTGCTTTGATCTGGCATATCTGGTGGATGGCGATTGCAAGCTTCGCGGGCATCATCATCAGCTGCATTGTGAAAAGCTTTGACGAAGACGTTGATTATTACGTTCCTGTGGCTGAAGTCGAAGAAGTTGAAAATCAGCGTTACGAAGAACTGAGAAAGGCAGGTGTGAAATAA
- a CDS encoding cytochrome o ubiquinol oxidase subunit IV encodes MSHPNTSHSGASHGSFKTYMIGFVLSVILTVIPFWMVMEGTASHSTILVTVVAMAVVQIFVHFICFLHMNTSSEERWNLVALIFTLVVIAIVVVGSLWIMYNLNINMMVDL; translated from the coding sequence ATGAGTCATCCAAATACTTCTCATTCCGGCGCCAGCCACGGTAGCTTCAAAACCTATATGATTGGTTTTGTTCTGTCAGTCATACTGACCGTGATCCCATTTTGGATGGTGATGGAGGGGACTGCCTCACACAGCACAATTCTCGTGACCGTTGTTGCTATGGCTGTCGTTCAGATTTTTGTTCATTTCATTTGCTTCCTGCACATGAATACATCATCTGAAGAACGCTGGAACCTAGTTGCCTTAATATTCACACTGGTGGTCATCGCTATTGTTGTTGTTGGCTCTCTGTGGATTATGTACAACCTGAACATCAATATGATGGTTGATTTATGA
- a CDS encoding cytochrome o ubiquinol oxidase subunit III, whose protein sequence is MSTQTLNNTTAHDAHGHHDTGTNKVFGFWVYLMSDLILFASLFATYAVLVNGTAGGPSGKQIFELPFVLVETFLLLFSSITYGFAMLNMNKGKVAQVNLWLFITFLFGLGFVSMELYEFHKLIEEGFGPDRSAFLSAFFALVATHGLHVTFGLIWIITLIVQVSRRGLTDVNRMRLNCLSLFWHFLDVIWICVFTVVYLMGAM, encoded by the coding sequence ATGTCGACTCAAACCCTAAATAACACAACGGCCCATGACGCTCATGGGCACCACGACACAGGAACCAACAAAGTTTTTGGTTTCTGGGTCTACCTGATGAGTGACTTGATTTTGTTTGCAAGTCTGTTCGCTACCTATGCCGTGTTAGTTAATGGCACTGCGGGAGGCCCATCGGGTAAACAAATTTTCGAACTGCCATTTGTACTGGTAGAAACCTTCTTGCTGCTATTTAGTAGTATCACCTATGGTTTCGCCATGCTGAACATGAACAAAGGTAAAGTGGCTCAAGTAAACCTGTGGCTGTTTATTACCTTCCTGTTTGGCCTTGGCTTCGTGTCCATGGAATTGTATGAATTCCATAAACTGATCGAAGAGGGCTTTGGCCCTGACCGTAGTGCATTCCTGTCCGCCTTCTTTGCTCTGGTTGCTACCCACGGTCTACACGTCACCTTTGGCCTGATTTGGATCATTACCCTGATCGTTCAGGTTTCACGGCGTGGCCTGACTGATGTGAACCGTATGCGTCTGAACTGCCTGAGCCTGTTCTGGCACTTCCTTGACGTTATCTGGATCTGTGTATTTACTGTCGTTTATCTGATGGGAGCGATGTAA